The Rhodococcus sp. X156 genome window below encodes:
- a CDS encoding ammonium transporter translates to MGVPDTGDTAWMLISAALVLLMTPGLAFFYGGMVRAKGVLNMMMMSISAMGVVGVLWVLYGYSVAFGEDKGNLIGDPTQYFGLKGLISGNGSAAVAEDAAAGIEAADVVNIPLVGTMPATVFVAFQAMFAILTVALISGAVADRMKFSAWLVFAGLWATIVYFPVAHWVFAFDGVTAETGGWIANKLAAIDFAGGTAVHINAGAAALVLVLVLGKRRGWPKDPMRPHNLPFVMLGSGLLWFGWFGFNAGSATSANGTAGTTFITTVVATCISMLAWLLVERVRDGHATSLGGASGIVAGLVAITPACSSVNVLGALVIGAVAGVFCALAVGLKYRFGYDDSLDVVGVHLVGGIIGTLLVGLVATSEAPAGVDGLFYGGGVDQLWRQAVGAGAVLAFSLVVTAIIALAIKVTMGLRVEDEAEMMGIDESQHAESGYDLAPISGGALGMTGGQSKPNSILAASASKEA, encoded by the coding sequence ATGGGCGTTCCGGACACAGGCGACACCGCGTGGATGCTGATCAGCGCGGCGCTTGTGCTGTTGATGACGCCAGGACTGGCGTTCTTCTACGGGGGCATGGTCCGAGCCAAGGGCGTGCTCAACATGATGATGATGAGCATCAGCGCCATGGGGGTCGTTGGCGTGCTCTGGGTGCTCTACGGCTACTCGGTCGCCTTTGGCGAGGACAAGGGCAACCTCATCGGTGACCCCACCCAGTACTTCGGGCTCAAGGGCCTGATCAGCGGCAACGGCTCCGCGGCCGTCGCCGAGGACGCTGCCGCCGGCATCGAGGCGGCCGACGTGGTGAACATCCCGCTGGTCGGCACCATGCCCGCCACGGTCTTCGTCGCCTTCCAGGCGATGTTCGCCATCCTCACCGTCGCCCTGATCTCTGGTGCGGTCGCCGACCGGATGAAGTTCAGCGCCTGGCTGGTCTTCGCGGGTCTGTGGGCCACGATCGTGTACTTCCCGGTGGCGCACTGGGTGTTCGCCTTCGACGGGGTCACCGCCGAGACGGGTGGCTGGATCGCCAACAAGCTCGCTGCCATCGACTTCGCCGGTGGTACCGCGGTGCACATCAACGCCGGTGCGGCCGCGCTGGTCCTGGTGCTCGTCCTCGGCAAGCGCCGCGGCTGGCCCAAGGACCCGATGCGCCCGCACAACCTGCCCTTCGTGATGCTCGGCTCCGGCCTGCTGTGGTTCGGCTGGTTCGGCTTCAACGCCGGCTCCGCCACCAGCGCCAACGGCACCGCGGGCACCACCTTCATCACCACCGTCGTCGCCACCTGCATCTCGATGCTGGCCTGGCTGCTGGTGGAGCGCGTCCGGGACGGTCACGCCACCAGCCTCGGCGGTGCGTCGGGCATCGTCGCCGGCCTGGTCGCCATCACCCCGGCCTGCTCCTCGGTGAACGTGCTGGGTGCGCTGGTCATCGGTGCGGTCGCCGGCGTGTTCTGCGCCCTGGCCGTCGGACTGAAGTACCGCTTCGGCTACGACGACTCGCTCGACGTGGTCGGCGTCCACCTGGTCGGTGGAATCATCGGCACCCTGCTGGTCGGCCTGGTGGCCACCTCGGAGGCTCCGGCCGGTGTCGACGGACTGTTCTACGGTGGCGGCGTCGACCAGCTGTGGCGCCAAGCGGTGGGTGCCGGCGCAGTGCTGGCCTTCTCGCTGGTGGTCACGGCGATCATCGCCCTCGCCATCAAGGTGACCATGGGTCTCCGCGTGGAGGACGAGGCTGAGATGATGGGGATCGACGAATCGCAGCACGCTGAGTCCGGCTACGACCTTGCACCGATCAGTGGTGGTGCACTGGGCATGACCGGGGGACAGTCAAAGCCGAACTCGATCCTGGCAGCATCTGCCAGCAAGGAGGCCTGA
- a CDS encoding P-II family nitrogen regulator yields the protein MKLITAIIKPFTLEDVKTALEQLGVLGMTVSEVQGYGRQKGHTEVYRGAEYSVDFVPKVRVEVVVDDSVADKVIDVVVEAARTGKIGDGKVWSSPVETMVRVRTGERGPDAL from the coding sequence ATGAAGCTCATCACGGCGATCATCAAGCCGTTCACGCTCGAAGACGTCAAGACTGCGCTCGAGCAGCTGGGCGTGCTCGGCATGACCGTCAGCGAGGTCCAGGGCTACGGCCGGCAGAAGGGCCACACCGAGGTCTACCGCGGTGCCGAGTACTCGGTGGACTTCGTGCCCAAGGTGCGCGTGGAGGTCGTCGTGGACGACTCGGTGGCCGACAAGGTCATCGACGTGGTCGTCGAGGCCGCGCGCACCGGCAAGATCGGGGACGGCAAGGTCTGGTCCTCCCCGGTGGAGACCATGGTGCGGGTGCGCACCGGTGAGCGGGGCCCGGACGCGCTGTGA
- a CDS encoding [protein-PII] uridylyltransferase produces the protein MQPDYDPVHDLVEGRAKLLANGDALSAAELRAALLTLHEHWLVQRADELGITAGSGMAIMAVGGLGRRELLPHSDLDLVLLHGKGAPSGIAEIADRLWYPLWDAHVQLDHSVRTPAQALAVAAEDVTAALGMLELRPIAGDTELAGGLVGSVYAQWRSGIRNRLDELAEQAHERWERVGEVAHRVEPDLKHGRGGLRDLQLLSALAAAQVINRTPGLSEHSPGGGLPRAHALLLDVRTELHRVSGRARDVLRAQDADEIAVALGRGDRFTLARELSDAARTVSYSVEVGLRTARSALPRRGLATLRRAPVRRPLAEGVVEHGGEVALAKGVRAGTDPALSLRVALASARTGLPIAGSTLNALADAPPQEAPVWPRPMLANFLALLGTGRAVIGSIEALDRADLWCTLVPEWSTVRDLPPRDAAHVWSVDRHLMETCAYAGSLTTRVSRPDLLLVGALLHDIAKGLPGDHSEVGAEMIQPIARRMGLPEADVQTLSAMVRHHLLLPVTASRRDLNDPATIEAVVDAVGGDRVLLELLHALTEADSRATGPGMWGSWKASLVEQLVSRCRLMTRGEPLPEMEPLSVEHRALAEAGKLSVTLEPATTDTPMLVRVVAPDAHNVLAAAAGVLALHSLRVHSASVREHAGAAVDTFMVSPRFGSPPDVALLRQDLARALRDDAELAQRLAAKEATYGEHATDGTESRVLWVDEGVGPAVLELRAADRTGLLYRVAAVLQQRGVQIEWARVETMGSSVADAFGLHLGDADTPVLRKELTAAVLAVTR, from the coding sequence ATGCAGCCCGACTACGACCCGGTGCACGACCTCGTCGAGGGGCGGGCCAAGCTTCTGGCCAACGGCGACGCGCTGTCGGCCGCCGAGCTGCGCGCGGCCCTGCTCACCCTGCACGAGCACTGGCTGGTGCAGCGCGCCGACGAGCTCGGCATCACCGCCGGCAGCGGCATGGCCATCATGGCCGTCGGCGGGCTGGGCCGGCGCGAGCTGCTGCCGCACTCCGACCTCGACCTGGTGCTGCTGCACGGCAAGGGCGCCCCGAGCGGCATCGCCGAGATCGCCGACCGGCTCTGGTACCCGCTGTGGGACGCCCACGTGCAGCTCGACCACAGCGTGCGCACCCCGGCCCAGGCACTGGCCGTGGCCGCCGAGGACGTCACCGCGGCGCTGGGCATGCTGGAGCTGCGGCCCATCGCCGGCGACACCGAGCTGGCCGGCGGGCTGGTTGGCTCGGTGTACGCCCAGTGGCGCAGCGGCATCCGCAACCGCCTGGACGAGCTGGCCGAGCAGGCCCACGAGCGCTGGGAGCGCGTGGGGGAGGTGGCTCACCGGGTGGAGCCTGACCTCAAGCACGGCCGCGGTGGGCTGCGCGACCTGCAGCTGCTCTCCGCGCTGGCTGCCGCCCAGGTGATCAACCGGACGCCCGGGCTCAGCGAGCACTCGCCCGGCGGCGGACTGCCCCGTGCGCACGCCCTGCTGCTGGACGTGCGCACCGAGCTGCACCGCGTGTCCGGCCGCGCCCGCGACGTGCTGCGCGCGCAGGACGCCGACGAGATCGCCGTCGCGCTGGGCCGCGGTGACCGCTTCACCCTGGCGCGGGAGCTCAGCGACGCCGCCCGCACCGTCAGCTACTCGGTGGAGGTGGGCCTGCGCACCGCCCGCAGCGCGCTGCCCCGCCGCGGCCTGGCCACCCTGCGCCGCGCCCCCGTGCGCCGGCCGCTGGCCGAGGGCGTGGTGGAGCACGGGGGCGAGGTGGCGCTGGCCAAGGGGGTGCGGGCCGGCACCGATCCCGCGCTGTCGCTGCGGGTGGCCCTGGCGTCGGCCCGCACCGGGCTGCCCATCGCCGGCTCCACCCTCAACGCGCTGGCCGATGCCCCGCCCCAGGAGGCCCCGGTGTGGCCGCGGCCGATGCTGGCCAACTTCCTCGCCCTGCTGGGCACCGGGCGGGCGGTGATCGGCTCCATCGAGGCCCTCGACCGCGCCGACCTGTGGTGCACCCTGGTGCCGGAGTGGTCGACGGTGCGCGACCTGCCGCCCCGCGACGCCGCCCATGTCTGGTCGGTGGACCGCCACCTGATGGAGACGTGCGCCTACGCCGGCTCGCTGACCACCCGGGTGTCGCGGCCGGACCTGCTGCTGGTGGGCGCGCTGCTGCACGACATCGCCAAGGGGCTGCCCGGTGACCACAGCGAGGTCGGCGCCGAGATGATCCAGCCGATCGCCCGCCGGATGGGTCTGCCCGAGGCCGACGTGCAGACGCTGTCGGCGATGGTGCGCCACCACCTGCTGCTGCCGGTGACGGCGTCCCGCCGCGACCTCAACGACCCCGCCACCATCGAGGCCGTGGTGGACGCCGTGGGCGGCGACCGCGTGCTGCTGGAGCTGCTGCACGCCCTCACCGAGGCCGACTCCCGTGCCACCGGCCCTGGCATGTGGGGCAGCTGGAAGGCGTCCCTGGTGGAGCAGCTGGTGAGCCGCTGCCGGCTGATGACCCGAGGCGAGCCGCTGCCGGAGATGGAGCCGCTCTCGGTGGAGCACCGCGCGCTGGCGGAGGCCGGCAAGCTGTCGGTGACGCTGGAGCCGGCCACCACCGACACCCCCATGCTGGTGCGGGTGGTGGCCCCGGACGCCCACAACGTGCTCGCTGCCGCTGCCGGGGTGCTGGCCCTGCACTCGCTGCGGGTGCACTCTGCGTCGGTGCGCGAGCACGCCGGCGCCGCGGTGGACACCTTCATGGTCTCGCCCCGCTTCGGCAGCCCGCCCGACGTGGCCCTGCTGCGCCAGGACCTGGCCCGAGCGCTGCGCGACGACGCCGAGCTGGCCCAGCGGCTGGCGGCCAAGGAGGCCACCTACGGTGAGCACGCCACCGACGGCACCGAGTCGCGGGTGCTCTGGGTGGACGAGGGCGTCGGCCCGGCCGTGCTGGAGCTCCGCGCGGCCGACCGGACGGGGCTGCTCTACCGGGTGGCCGCCGTGCTGCAGCAGCGCGGGGTGCAGATCGAGTGGGCGCGCGTGGAGACGATGGGCTCGTCGGTGGCGGACGCGTTCGGCCTGCACCTGGGCGACGCCGACACCCCAGTGCTGCGCAAGGAGCTCACCGCGGCGGTGCTGGCCGTCACCCGCTGA